In Paralcaligenes sp. KSB-10, the following are encoded in one genomic region:
- a CDS encoding M81 family metallopeptidase, whose translation MKVVVALVRHETNTFSPLHTELSSFCRGTGGDGPAYAEQARQACLNTNSAAAAYMDLADRLGADVDFSISANAVPSGTVTRHAFDSIADTIVASVRKGCDVVMLDLHGAMVAEGYADAEGELLKRIRAVLPDGVPIVVALDFHANFSPELIHNSTIITGYCTYPHIDVYKTGERAGKTLESLLKKEVDPVILWRRLPMLTHMLKQTPSMQPMKDIMDKAMAAEAQGQVLNASVFGGFPLADIPHVGLSVVLVVDREKQQDGQLLLDELCELAWQRREEFIFPIEPLAESIARAKQFSEGPVVLVDHGDNCGAGGPTDVMAVLREVMRQGLTDVVAGPFWDPVAVDQLIQAGVGAELTLDIGGKTDMPALGLKGEPLRVTGKVVKITDGTYTVTGPMFTGMRLSIGKTAIIDTGGVLIFVCEKPQEPYDTGLFTHAGVDPATKKYVLIKSRQHFRAGFEPLAKHIVLIAGPGVCSSDYSLFPFQHLARPIYPLDEDIQLEQSTETF comes from the coding sequence ATGAAAGTGGTTGTTGCTCTGGTTCGACATGAAACCAATACTTTTTCACCCCTGCATACTGAACTTAGTTCTTTTTGCCGAGGGACAGGTGGCGACGGCCCCGCTTATGCAGAACAGGCTCGGCAAGCTTGTCTCAATACCAATAGTGCGGCAGCCGCCTATATGGATTTGGCTGATCGGCTTGGGGCGGATGTGGATTTTTCCATCTCGGCCAATGCGGTACCTAGCGGTACAGTGACCCGACACGCGTTCGATTCAATCGCCGACACGATTGTCGCGTCGGTGCGAAAGGGTTGCGATGTGGTCATGCTTGATCTTCATGGCGCGATGGTAGCCGAAGGCTATGCGGATGCAGAAGGAGAGCTGCTGAAGCGGATACGGGCGGTTCTGCCTGATGGTGTTCCAATTGTAGTGGCGCTCGATTTTCACGCTAACTTTAGTCCCGAACTGATTCACAATTCGACGATCATTACCGGCTATTGCACGTACCCCCATATCGATGTTTACAAGACCGGGGAGCGCGCAGGAAAGACTTTGGAATCCTTGCTGAAGAAGGAGGTCGATCCGGTCATTTTGTGGCGCCGTTTGCCGATGCTGACTCATATGCTCAAGCAGACTCCGTCTATGCAACCCATGAAAGACATCATGGATAAGGCCATGGCCGCCGAAGCACAAGGACAGGTTCTGAATGCATCCGTTTTTGGCGGCTTCCCTCTTGCCGATATTCCTCACGTGGGTTTGTCGGTGGTTCTTGTCGTGGATAGGGAAAAGCAGCAGGACGGACAGTTATTGCTGGATGAGCTATGCGAACTTGCGTGGCAGCGGCGGGAGGAGTTCATTTTTCCAATCGAGCCTTTGGCAGAGTCGATTGCCAGAGCGAAACAATTTTCAGAGGGCCCTGTTGTACTGGTTGATCACGGCGACAATTGCGGGGCGGGCGGTCCGACGGATGTGATGGCTGTGCTGCGTGAAGTCATGCGCCAGGGATTGACGGATGTGGTGGCTGGCCCGTTCTGGGATCCCGTTGCCGTAGATCAGTTGATCCAGGCGGGCGTGGGAGCGGAATTGACGCTGGATATCGGTGGTAAGACCGATATGCCTGCTTTGGGATTGAAGGGCGAGCCGTTACGCGTCACGGGTAAAGTCGTTAAGATTACCGACGGCACGTACACCGTGACTGGGCCGATGTTTACCGGCATGCGGCTCAGCATAGGGAAAACGGCAATCATCGATACGGGTGGCGTGCTGATCTTCGTATGCGAAAAACCCCAAGAGCCCTACGATACCGGTTTGTTTACCCATGCCGGAGTCGATCCTGCCACGAAAAAATATGTGCTGATCAAATCGCGCCAACATTTCCGCGCCGGGTTTGAGCCTCTAGCCAAGCATATCGTTTTGATAGCAGGGCCAGGCGTGTGCAGTTCCGATTATTCGCTATTTCCGTTTCAGCATCTTGCCAGGCCCATCTACCCGCTGGATGAGGACATCCAGTTGGAACAGAGTACGGAAACGTTTTAG
- a CDS encoding LysR family transcriptional regulator → MDEHRLRCFVTVVETGNLSKAAIKLHMTQPPLSILIRKLEDELEATLFERINNRLILSDTGQIFYRRAKELLASMQALAQEVAESSKGLRGTVTVGCSTAASLFIIPKVMEELRARQLDISVQVHEGETAHMLERLRNRQIDIGIFRTSYKTEDLQTMTLYSEPLLLALPKSHRLLKNHRVSLTDLKNERFLMHSPTQGQGISNLLIESCQLCGFSPNVVYWGTETLPMLLMVEKGLGIAFAPKSFGGLKLPGLPKLVEIKQPLLETKLSLVTQKNRILSAVTQRFLEITAEVIKGLQSA, encoded by the coding sequence ATGGATGAACATCGCTTGCGATGTTTCGTAACGGTCGTTGAAACAGGCAATCTGTCCAAAGCAGCAATCAAGTTGCACATGACTCAACCTCCGTTAAGCATTCTGATCCGCAAGCTGGAAGATGAGTTGGAAGCCACGCTGTTCGAGCGCATTAACAATCGTCTGATCCTTAGCGATACTGGCCAGATTTTTTACAGAAGAGCCAAGGAACTGCTCGCCTCGATGCAGGCGCTGGCCCAGGAAGTGGCGGAAAGCAGCAAAGGCCTCCGGGGCACGGTAACAGTTGGCTGTTCCACCGCGGCCAGCTTATTTATTATTCCGAAAGTCATGGAAGAACTGCGGGCCAGGCAACTGGATATTTCGGTACAAGTCCACGAAGGCGAAACGGCTCATATGCTGGAGCGACTGCGAAATCGCCAGATCGATATAGGTATTTTTCGAACTTCGTACAAAACCGAAGATCTCCAGACCATGACTCTGTATTCCGAACCCTTGCTGCTGGCCTTACCCAAGAGCCATCGCTTGTTGAAAAATCACCGCGTTTCGCTCACCGACCTGAAAAACGAACGATTTTTGATGCATAGCCCCACTCAAGGGCAAGGCATCAGCAATCTGCTTATCGAGTCATGCCAACTCTGCGGTTTCTCCCCCAATGTGGTGTACTGGGGAACAGAGACTCTGCCCATGCTATTGATGGTCGAGAAAGGTTTAGGTATTGCGTTCGCTCCTAAGAGCTTTGGCGGGCTCAAATTGCCAGGTCTGCCGAAACTAGTCGAAATCAAACAACCACTGCTCGAGACCAAATTAAGCCTGGTTACTCAGAAAAATCGTATTCTGTCGGCCGTGACCCAACGTTTTCTTGAGATTACCGCTGAGGTAATCAAAGGCCTGCAATCGGCATAA
- a CDS encoding Bug family tripartite tricarboxylate transporter substrate binding protein, with the protein MFVAASMAVALPVFTAQAGQQWPAKPFKVVVPYPAGGSADIIGRLIAKKLSEKFDQHAIVDNLSGGATVPGALAVLREPADGYTLFMASDNTLNINTHLMKKLPYDGDKDFTPITVVNTYPHWLIVSATSRYKNFSDFKHYIEMHPNKVSISVNTIGGAAYLALSNWRQENHLNFEIIPYRGSPPAVSDLIGGQTDAHVDVVGSSISYVKGGKVRPIAVLQSTPLKEFPDAETQNYDDPKALTVRSNLSVVVKKGTPKEVIDKLYAAIKAGVQEPDFVQALDLFKYAPVLTPPEQAAQFLKDETVRYGKLVQASGLQKQ; encoded by the coding sequence ATGTTCGTGGCCGCCAGCATGGCCGTGGCATTACCGGTTTTTACCGCACAAGCGGGGCAGCAGTGGCCGGCCAAGCCATTCAAAGTGGTGGTTCCTTATCCTGCAGGTGGTTCGGCTGATATTATTGGTCGCCTGATTGCCAAGAAATTAAGCGAAAAATTTGATCAGCACGCCATCGTTGATAACCTGTCGGGGGGAGCCACGGTACCAGGTGCGTTGGCTGTGTTAAGAGAACCGGCCGATGGCTACACCCTGTTCATGGCCAGCGATAACACGCTGAACATCAATACGCATTTGATGAAGAAGCTCCCGTATGACGGCGACAAAGATTTCACTCCGATCACTGTTGTCAATACCTATCCGCATTGGTTGATTGTGAGCGCCACCAGTCGTTATAAGAACTTCAGCGATTTCAAGCACTACATTGAAATGCATCCGAATAAAGTTTCGATCAGCGTCAACACAATCGGCGGGGCTGCATACCTGGCTTTGTCCAATTGGCGCCAAGAGAATCATCTGAATTTTGAAATAATTCCTTATCGTGGTTCGCCTCCGGCCGTATCGGATCTTATCGGGGGTCAGACGGATGCCCATGTGGATGTTGTGGGCTCGTCGATTTCCTACGTAAAAGGCGGAAAAGTCAGGCCGATCGCGGTATTGCAGTCTACGCCTCTAAAAGAGTTTCCTGATGCTGAAACTCAGAATTATGACGATCCCAAGGCCCTGACCGTACGTTCCAATTTGTCCGTCGTGGTGAAAAAAGGTACGCCCAAGGAAGTGATAGACAAGTTATATGCGGCAATCAAAGCAGGGGTGCAAGAGCCAGATTTTGTACAGGCTTTGGATTTATTCAAATATGCACCTGTACTCACACCTCCCGAACAGGCTGCGCAGTTTCTGAAGGATGAAACCGTGCGCTATGGAAAATTGGTTCAGGCCTCGGGCTTGCAAAAACAATAG